The following proteins are co-located in the Brevibacillus laterosporus DSM 25 genome:
- a CDS encoding FecCD family ABC transporter permease — protein MESVTTTKTERLRLKRGFTVIFIFSILIIIAFILSMNTGFIRLSPLELLQTLFGAGTDKQNLILFEFRLPRIVISILIGAGLAVSGCVMQGISRNALADPGILGINAGAGLMVMLFISFYPTTAAAPIFLLPVLALIGAGLTAALIYSLAYKRYEGLSPTRLLLSGIAVAAGISAAMIVLTLKISPEKYQFVATWLAGSIWGTNWNFVLSLLPWILILLPYVYYKARIMNVLNLGEQAAIGLGVSVSREQLALIAAAVGLAGACVAVSGGIGFVGLIGPHLARRLVGPRHQILIPTAALAGALLVITADTIGRWMLQPSEIPTGIVVAVIGAPYFLYLLARSKA, from the coding sequence ATGGAAAGTGTAACGACTACGAAAACAGAACGGCTTAGATTAAAACGTGGCTTCACGGTGATATTTATATTTAGCATTCTGATTATCATTGCTTTTATTTTAAGTATGAATACGGGATTTATTCGATTGTCTCCACTGGAATTGTTACAAACGCTGTTTGGAGCAGGTACAGACAAGCAGAATTTAATCTTGTTTGAATTTCGCCTTCCACGCATCGTGATCTCAATCTTGATTGGTGCTGGCTTAGCCGTATCAGGTTGTGTGATGCAGGGAATTTCCCGGAACGCATTAGCTGATCCTGGTATTCTCGGTATAAATGCAGGTGCTGGTTTAATGGTAATGCTATTCATTTCTTTTTATCCAACAACAGCAGCTGCACCGATCTTTTTATTGCCTGTTTTAGCTTTGATTGGTGCAGGCTTGACTGCAGCTCTTATCTACTCACTTGCCTACAAACGATACGAGGGACTTTCACCAACGAGACTTTTACTTAGCGGGATTGCTGTTGCAGCAGGGATAAGTGCTGCCATGATCGTTTTGACACTTAAAATCAGCCCGGAGAAATACCAATTTGTAGCAACATGGTTAGCTGGGAGTATATGGGGAACCAATTGGAATTTTGTTTTGTCATTACTTCCATGGATCTTGATCTTACTACCATACGTGTACTATAAGGCACGAATCATGAACGTACTAAATCTTGGAGAGCAGGCTGCCATCGGACTTGGCGTGTCTGTATCAAGAGAACAACTGGCTTTGATAGCAGCAGCAGTTGGACTTGCTGGCGCTTGTGTCGCAGTTAGTGGGGGAATTGGCTTTGTAGGACTAATTGGACCGCATCTAGCACGGCGATTGGTTGGACCACGACATCAAATATTGATCCCAACGGCAGCTCTAGCTGGGGCATTGCTTGTCATCACGGCAGATACGATTGGTCGATGGATGTTACAGCCATCAGAAATTCCGACTGGAATAGTGGTAGCTGTTATTGGTGCTCCCTATTTCCTCTATCTGTTGGCACGATCGAAAGCATAG
- a CDS encoding FecCD family ABC transporter permease has translation MSQKANVSKVAVTDIHNINVSSRPWAVTLIVIGGLSLLVLAIILSVSFGAADIHFLVVWEAIFSFNPDSTQHQIIQELRLPRVLGGAMVGACFAVAGAIMQGMTRNPLADSGLLGINAGAGFALALCFAFFPGLPFMYLILWSFLGAGVGAGMVYGIGSLAKGGLTPVRLVLAGAALSALLSALSEGIALYFRIGQDLAFWYAGGVAGTKWIQLQIMFPWIAVSIIGAIALSRSITMLSLGEDIARGLGQKTLLVKLVGTLLVLILAGAAVSVVGAVGFVGLIIPHLTRYVVGVDYRYIIPCSAILGSLLVVFADLAARMINPPFETPIGALIALIGVPFFLYLARKERREL, from the coding sequence ATGAGTCAAAAGGCCAATGTAAGTAAAGTAGCAGTTACAGACATCCATAACATCAATGTGAGTTCTCGTCCGTGGGCAGTGACATTGATAGTAATCGGTGGTCTTAGCTTGCTAGTACTAGCTATTATTTTATCCGTTTCCTTTGGGGCAGCCGATATTCATTTCCTTGTTGTCTGGGAAGCTATTTTCTCATTTAATCCAGATAGTACTCAACACCAAATTATACAAGAGCTTCGCTTACCACGTGTTCTTGGAGGAGCTATGGTTGGGGCTTGTTTTGCTGTTGCAGGAGCAATTATGCAAGGAATGACCCGAAATCCGTTAGCAGATTCCGGCTTGCTAGGAATAAATGCCGGAGCTGGTTTTGCTCTGGCACTTTGTTTTGCCTTTTTTCCAGGACTGCCATTTATGTATTTGATCTTGTGGTCGTTTCTTGGTGCAGGTGTAGGAGCAGGAATGGTATACGGAATTGGCTCGCTGGCTAAAGGCGGATTAACACCAGTTCGTCTCGTGTTAGCCGGTGCAGCACTGAGTGCTTTATTATCAGCACTAAGCGAAGGAATAGCCCTTTATTTTCGCATCGGTCAGGATTTAGCATTTTGGTATGCTGGGGGCGTGGCAGGGACGAAGTGGATTCAGCTTCAGATCATGTTTCCTTGGATTGCTGTTTCGATCATAGGAGCGATTGCTTTATCTCGTTCGATTACCATGCTTAGTCTTGGTGAGGACATCGCAAGAGGACTTGGTCAGAAAACCTTATTGGTAAAGCTGGTTGGGACTCTTCTTGTTTTAATTTTAGCCGGTGCAGCGGTTTCGGTAGTTGGTGCAGTAGGCTTTGTGGGGCTTATTATCCCCCATTTAACCCGTTATGTAGTGGGGGTCGATTATCGGTACATCATTCCCTGCTCAGCTATACTTGGAAGTTTACTGGTGGTTTTCGCTGATTTAGCTGCCAGAATGATTAACCCTCCCTTTGAGACACCGATTGGGGCATTAATAGCACTCATAGGTGTTCCGTTCTTTCTATATCTGGCACGTAAGGAAAGGAGGGAGCTGTAG
- a CDS encoding NAD(P)/FAD-dependent oxidoreductase, giving the protein MTEQLELFDVTIIGGGPAGMYTAFYSGMRDLKTKLIEAKPELGGRMLIYPEKMIWDVGGVTPILCEKLIGQLEQQARTFDPTIVLGQQITGLSRQEDGTFILTAATGEKHHTRTIILAIGYGILTMQKLGIEGADRYEVTNLHYTVQELEVFRGKRVLISGGGNSAVDWANELEPIAEKVTIVHRRDQFGGHEKNVSMMRESSVDIRTPYAVTQLHSNGQSIEQVTITHMETDETELIEVDAVIVNHGLKCDYGPLVEWGLEMKDELAVVNGKLETNIPGIFAAGDFVDYDSKVRLIAGAFTDGALALNSAKLYLDPEAPKVAYVSSHNIRFKEKNKQLGLDDDDYRNV; this is encoded by the coding sequence ATGACTGAACAGCTAGAGCTATTTGATGTGACGATTATAGGGGGTGGCCCGGCTGGCATGTATACCGCTTTTTACAGTGGTATGCGTGATCTAAAAACGAAATTGATCGAGGCAAAGCCGGAGCTTGGGGGACGGATGCTCATTTATCCAGAGAAAATGATCTGGGATGTTGGTGGTGTGACCCCGATTCTATGTGAAAAATTAATCGGACAATTGGAACAGCAGGCTAGAACATTCGATCCAACAATCGTACTAGGCCAACAAATCACAGGACTTTCTCGACAAGAAGATGGAACATTTATTCTTACTGCGGCAACTGGTGAGAAGCACCATACGCGAACCATTATTTTAGCAATTGGGTACGGAATATTGACCATGCAAAAGCTAGGGATTGAGGGTGCTGATCGTTACGAAGTCACAAACCTACATTATACCGTTCAAGAGCTGGAGGTGTTCCGAGGCAAACGAGTGCTTATTTCAGGTGGTGGTAACTCTGCGGTTGACTGGGCTAATGAATTAGAACCAATTGCTGAAAAAGTAACGATTGTCCACAGACGAGATCAATTTGGCGGACATGAGAAAAACGTCTCAATGATGAGAGAATCTTCTGTAGATATACGGACACCTTATGCTGTAACACAGCTCCATAGTAATGGACAGAGTATAGAACAGGTAACGATCACCCATATGGAAACAGACGAAACTGAGCTCATCGAGGTGGATGCTGTGATTGTTAATCATGGACTAAAATGTGATTATGGTCCACTCGTCGAATGGGGGCTAGAAATGAAAGATGAGCTAGCCGTTGTGAATGGAAAGCTGGAAACGAATATACCTGGTATTTTTGCTGCGGGTGATTTTGTCGATTATGATAGTAAGGTTCGATTAATTGCTGGAGCGTTTACGGACGGGGCACTTGCTTTGAACAGTGCGAAGCTATATCTAGACCCTGAGGCGCCAAAAGTAGCATACGTTTCTTCGCACAATATTCGCTTTAAAGAAAAGAACAAGCAACTGGGATTGGATGATGATGATTACCGCAACGTATGA
- a CDS encoding ABC transporter ATP-binding protein, producing the protein MIKRFFAYYVPYKRLFMLDFGCAVFAGLLELCFPLAVNYFVDDLLPGGKWDIILWASLGLLFIYALNTFLLYIVNYWGHMLGINIETDMRKKLFDHIQKLSFRFFDNNKTGHLMSRLTNDMNQIGEMAHHGPEDLFIALMTLTGSFTLMLFIHWKLAVFTFVVIPVIIWFVVYFNKKMTEAIHQLFTDIGDFNARVEDNVGGIRVVKAFSNEEHEKTKFAVNNSRFRLTKLVSYKLIAKNGSISYMMMRFVTVFVMVCGTWYVINNELTYGEFIGFLLLTNVFFRPIEKINSIIESYPQGFAGFKRYVELLDTEPDIADAPHAVEMGVFTKAIRFENVSFGYENETKVLNNVQLTINKGETVAFVGPSGAGKTTLCSLLPRFYEVQAGKIMIDNVDIRELKQESLRRQIGIVQQDVFLFSGTIRENILYGKLHATENEIWEAVKRARLDEFILAQPDGLDTVIGERGVKLSGGQKQRLSIARIFIKNPPILILDEATSALDTETEVAIQQALTELSEGRTTLVIAHRLATIKNADRIVVVADQGIIEQGSHQQLLSVGGIYSRLHEAQFGT; encoded by the coding sequence ATGATAAAACGTTTCTTTGCCTATTATGTTCCTTACAAGAGATTGTTTATGCTGGATTTTGGCTGCGCAGTCTTTGCAGGTCTATTGGAGCTTTGTTTCCCACTTGCTGTTAATTATTTTGTTGACGATCTGTTGCCAGGCGGGAAATGGGATATCATTTTATGGGCATCGCTTGGCTTACTATTTATTTATGCCCTGAATACATTTTTACTTTATATTGTCAACTATTGGGGACATATGCTGGGAATAAACATTGAGACTGATATGCGCAAGAAACTATTCGATCATATACAGAAGCTGTCATTCCGCTTTTTTGATAACAACAAAACAGGTCATCTGATGTCGAGATTAACAAACGACATGAATCAAATTGGTGAGATGGCTCATCATGGACCAGAAGATTTATTCATAGCGCTGATGACTTTGACAGGTTCCTTTACACTGATGTTGTTCATTCATTGGAAACTTGCGGTATTTACCTTTGTGGTCATTCCTGTGATTATTTGGTTTGTTGTCTACTTTAATAAAAAAATGACCGAAGCCATTCACCAATTATTTACTGATATTGGAGATTTCAATGCGCGAGTGGAGGATAATGTTGGTGGCATTCGTGTTGTGAAGGCTTTTTCAAATGAGGAGCATGAGAAAACGAAGTTCGCAGTAAATAATAGTAGATTTCGTTTAACGAAGCTGGTTTCCTATAAGCTTATTGCCAAAAATGGGTCAATTAGTTATATGATGATGCGTTTTGTAACGGTTTTTGTGATGGTGTGCGGCACGTGGTACGTCATTAATAATGAGCTTACATACGGTGAGTTTATCGGCTTCTTGCTATTAACAAATGTCTTTTTCCGACCTATTGAGAAAATTAACTCTATCATAGAGAGCTACCCGCAAGGATTTGCCGGGTTCAAACGGTATGTGGAATTACTAGATACAGAACCAGACATTGCGGATGCACCTCATGCAGTTGAAATGGGGGTATTTACAAAGGCAATTCGTTTTGAAAATGTTTCATTTGGATATGAGAATGAAACGAAGGTACTAAATAACGTTCAGTTAACGATTAACAAGGGAGAAACAGTGGCCTTTGTGGGTCCATCTGGGGCGGGTAAAACGACTTTGTGCAGCCTGCTTCCGCGTTTTTATGAAGTACAAGCTGGAAAAATTATGATTGATAATGTGGACATTCGTGAGTTGAAACAGGAATCCTTGCGAAGACAGATCGGGATTGTACAGCAGGACGTATTCCTGTTTTCGGGGACAATCCGCGAAAATATTCTTTACGGGAAGCTACATGCTACAGAGAATGAGATATGGGAGGCAGTCAAAAGAGCAAGACTGGATGAATTTATTCTTGCTCAACCAGATGGATTGGATACGGTTATTGGTGAGAGGGGCGTTAAGCTGTCAGGGGGACAGAAGCAAAGGCTCTCTATTGCCCGAATTTTTATAAAAAATCCACCAATTCTTATTCTTGACGAAGCCACTTCAGCACTGGATACGGAGACAGAGGTCGCTATTCAGCAGGCGTTGACCGAGCTGTCAGAAGGAAGAACTACGCTTGTGATTGCCCATCGCTTAGCAACCATTAAAAATGCGGATCGAATCGTTGTAGTAGCAGACCAAGGAATTATAGAACAGGGAAGTCATCAACAGCTACTATCTGTAGGAGGCATATACAGTAGATTGCATGAAGCACAATTTGGTACCTAA